The following are from one region of the Strigops habroptila isolate Jane chromosome 22, bStrHab1.2.pri, whole genome shotgun sequence genome:
- the VANGL2 gene encoding vang-like protein 2 encodes MDNESQYSGYSYKSGHSRSSRKHRDRRDRHRSKSRDGSRGDKSVTIQAPGEPLLDNESTRGDERDDNWGETTTVVTGTSEHSISHDDITRITKDMEDSAHLDCSRHLGVLLAGALALLAFLTPLAFMLLPQLLWREELEPCGTPCEGLFISVAFKLLILLLGSWALFFRRPKAFFPRVFIFRALLMVLVFLLVVSYWLFYGVRILDSRDRNYQGVVQFAVSLVDALLFVHYLAVVLLELRQLQPQFTLKAVRSADGASRFYNVGHLSIQRAAVWILENYYHDFPVYNPALLNLPKSVLSKKMSGFKVYSLGEENTTNNSTGQSRAVIAAAARRRDNSHNEYYYEEAEHERRVRKRRARLVVAVEEAFTHIKRLQEEDQKNPREIMDPREAAQAIFASMARAMQKYLRTTKQQPYHTMESILQHLEFCITHDMTPKAFLERYLTAGPTIQYHKDRWLAKQWTLVSEEPVTNGLKDGVVFVLKRQDFSLVVSTKKIPFFKLSEEFVDPKSHKFVMRLQSETSV; translated from the exons ATGGACAATGAGTCGCAGTACTCGGGATATTCCTACAAGTCCGGGCATTCCCGCAGCTCCCGCAAACACAG GGACCGGCGAGATCGTCATCGCTCCAAAAGCCGGGATGGGAGCCGCGGGGACAAGTCAGTGACCATCCAAGCGCCGGGCGAGCCCTTGTTGGACAATGAGTCCACGCGGGGGGATGAGAGG GATGACAACTGGGGCGAGACCACCACCGTGGTGACAGGGACTTCGGAGCACAGCATCTCGCACGATGACATCACCCGCATCACCAAGGACATGGAGGACAGCGCCCATCTGGACTGCTCCCGGCATCTGGGTGTCTTGCTGGCCGGGGCGCTGGCGCTTCTTGCCTTCCTCACCCCCCTTGCCTTcatgctgctgccccagctgctGTGGCGGGAGGAGCTGGAGCCCTGTGGGACACCCTGTGAAGGGCTCTTCATCTCCGTGGCCTTCAAACTCCTCATCCTCCTGCTGGGCAGCTGGGCTCTCTTCTTCCGTCGCCCCAAAGCCTTCTTCCCTCGTGTCTTCATCTTCCGAGCGTTGCTCATGGTGCTCGTCTTCCTCCTTGTCGTTTCCTACTGGCTTTTCTATGGCGTGCGGATCCTGGACTCACGGGACCGCAACTACCAGGGGGTGGTGCAGTTCGCCGTCTCGCTGGTGGACGCACTGCTCTTCGTGCATTACCTGGccgtggtgctgctggagctgcggcagctccagccccagttCACCCTCAAGGCCGTCCGCTCTGCCGATGGGGCCAGCCGCTTCTACAACGTTGGACATCTCAG catccagcGAGCGGCCGTGTGGATCCTGGAGAACTATTACCATGATTTCCCAGTCTACAACCCTGCCCTCCTCAACCTGCCAAAATCCGTCCTGTCCAAGAAAATGTCTGGGTTTAAAGTCTATTCCCTCGGCGAGG aaaacaccaccaacaaCTCCACGGGCCAGTCCCGGGCCGTCATCGCAGCGGCTGCCCGGCGGCGCGACAACAGCCACAACGAGTATTACTATGAGGAGGCAGAGCACGAGCGCAGGGTGCGGAAACGCCGTGCCAG GCTGGTGGTGGCGGTGGAAGAAGCCTTCACCCACATCAAGCGGCTACAGGAGGAGGACCAGAAAAACCCACGGGAGATCATGGACCCACGGGAGGCAGCTCAGGCCATCTTCGCCTCCATGGCTCGGGCCATGCAGAAGTACCTGCGTACCACCAAGCAGCAGCCCTACCACACCATGGAGAGCATCCTGCAGCACCTCGAGTTCTGCATCACCCATGACATGACGCCCAAG GCGTTCCTTGAGCGGTACCTGACGGCTGGGCCCACCATCCAATACCACAAGGACCGCTGGTTGGCCAAGCAGTGGACGCTGGTCAGCGAGGAGCCAGTGACCAATGGCCTGAAGGATGGGGTGGTCTTTGTGCTGAAGCGCCAGGACTTCAGCCTCGTGGTGAGCACCAAGAAGATCCCTTTCTTCAAGCTCTCAGAGGAGTTCGTGGACCCCAAGTCGCACAAGTTCGTCATGAGGCTGCAGTCAGAGACCTCTGTGTGA